One segment of Haliotis asinina isolate JCU_RB_2024 chromosome 12, JCU_Hal_asi_v2, whole genome shotgun sequence DNA contains the following:
- the LOC137258695 gene encoding NF-kappa-B inhibitor cactus-like, with product MACGDYEYISAEDMPTQHYCESLHNSCEDICDKFHNISIDHKETVLCGVCLNVNISDCGLHANLSMDCEEQNRVSPKQTDFVDLLSQDKDGDTNLHIAIIQKEICIVRNMIGLAPHSDWLNTANGLLQTPLHLAVITRQIDVVRRLITSGASPDVRDLHGNTPLHIACKEGYDDIVEYLLTPRNVGILTITDSKLPHISHYLSIRNYEGHSCLHLAAMETNLKVMDLLLSAGADINIGDGKSGRTVLHWATETGNRILLHFLLMFEKLDVNCTTYSGLTPLALAAGRGNNDIAALLISKGADTEYIEKDSECY from the coding sequence ATGGCGTGCGGTGATTACGAGTACATTAGTGCTGAAGACATGCCAACTCAGCATTACTGTGAATCTCTGCACAATTCATGTGAGGATATTTGTGACAAATTTCATAATATTTCCATTGACCACAAGGAGACAGTTTTATGCGGAGTGTGTCTGAACGTCAACATTTCCGACTGCGGCCTGCATGCTAATTTGAGCATGGACTGTGAGGAGCAAAACAGAGTTTCTCCAAAACAGACTGATTTCGTGGACCTGTTGTCACAAGACAAGGATGGAGATACCAACCTCCACATAGCAATAATACAGAAGGAGATTTGCATCGTAAGGAATATGATTGGACTAGCTCCTCACAGTGACTGGTTAAATACTGCTAATGGACTGTTACAAACTCCTCTTCACCTCGCTGTAATCACACGGCAAATAGACGTTGTGCGACGTCTGATTACGTCAGGTGCTTCTCCTGACGTCAGAGATCTCCATGGTAACACCCCTCTTCACATTGCATGCAAGGAAGGGTACGACGATATTGTGGAATATCTTTTAACGCCCAGAAACGTTGGAATACTAACTATTACTGATTCGAAGTTACCGCATATTTCCCACTACTTATCAATAAGAAACTACGAGGGTCATTCGTGTTTACATTTAGCTGCCATGGAAACCAATTTGAAAGTGATGGATTTGTTACTTTCCGCCGGTGCAGACATTAACATCGGTGACGGAAAGAGTGGAAGAACAGTGCTTCATTGGGCTACAGAGACAGGCAACAGAATACTGTTACATTTCCTGTTGATGTTTGAGAAACTGGACGTCAACTGTACAACGTATTCAGGGTTGACACCATTAGCTTTAGCAGCAGGTCGGGGCAACAACGACATAGCCGCCCTCTTGATTTCTAAAGGTGCAGACACCGAATACATTGAAAAGGACAGTGAATGTTACTGA